In Nostoc sp. UHCC 0926, a single genomic region encodes these proteins:
- the ilvC gene encoding ketol-acid reductoisomerase encodes MARMYYDEDANLDLLAGKTIAIIGYGSQGHAHALNLKDSGLNVIVGLYPGSKSVEKAEAAGLTVKNVADAANAADFIMILLPDEVQKTIYKNEIEPNLEEGNVLAFAHGFNIHFGQIVPPANVDVVMIAPKGPGHIVRRTYEQGEGVPALFAVYQDASGQARDRAMAYAKGIGGSRAGVLETTFREETETDLFGEQAVLCGGLSALIKAGFETLVEAGYQPELAYFECLHEVKLIVDLVVEGGLAKMRDSISNTAEYGDYTRGPRIVTEQTKAEMQKILSEIQSGQFAREFVLENQAGKPGFTALRRKEAEHKIEEVGKDLRAMFSWLKKA; translated from the coding sequence ATGGCCCGGATGTACTATGACGAAGATGCCAATTTAGACCTTTTGGCTGGAAAAACTATTGCCATCATCGGCTATGGTTCGCAAGGTCATGCCCACGCTCTCAATTTAAAAGATAGTGGTTTGAATGTGATTGTGGGATTATATCCGGGTAGTAAGTCAGTAGAAAAAGCTGAAGCAGCTGGGTTAACTGTGAAGAATGTTGCAGATGCTGCTAATGCTGCTGACTTCATCATGATTTTGTTACCTGATGAAGTTCAAAAAACGATTTATAAAAACGAGATTGAACCCAATTTAGAAGAAGGGAATGTGTTAGCTTTTGCCCACGGTTTCAATATTCACTTTGGGCAAATTGTACCACCGGCTAACGTAGATGTGGTGATGATAGCACCCAAAGGGCCGGGGCATATAGTCCGGCGGACTTATGAACAGGGTGAAGGTGTACCAGCGCTATTTGCAGTTTATCAAGATGCCAGTGGTCAGGCACGCGATCGCGCGATGGCATACGCTAAAGGTATCGGTGGTAGCCGCGCTGGTGTTCTCGAAACTACTTTCCGCGAAGAAACTGAAACTGATTTATTTGGCGAACAAGCAGTATTGTGCGGTGGTTTGAGTGCTTTAATCAAAGCTGGATTTGAAACTTTGGTAGAAGCTGGTTATCAACCAGAATTGGCTTATTTTGAATGTCTGCATGAAGTCAAGCTGATTGTTGACTTGGTTGTGGAAGGCGGTTTAGCCAAAATGCGCGACAGCATTTCTAACACGGCTGAATATGGCGATTATACCCGTGGGCCGCGGATTGTGACCGAACAAACCAAAGCTGAAATGCAGAAGATTCTCAGCGAAATTCAATCTGGACAATTTGCACGGGAATTTGTTCTGGAAAACCAAGCTGGTAAACCAGGATTTACCGCCTTACGTCGCAAAGAAGCTGAACACAAAATTGAGGAAGTTGGCAAAGATTTACGCGCTATGTTTAGCTGGTTGAAAAAAGCTTAA